The Desulfatibacillum aliphaticivorans DSM 15576 genome has a segment encoding these proteins:
- a CDS encoding chemotaxis protein CheB, producing MGNTTESNRMTSPTHYVGIGASAGGLEAIDSFFANMRPQNNLAFIVIQHLSPDHKSLMVELLSKKTEMPVHRAEEGMRVQANHVYLIPPKKNLTIFHGELMLTDQDSCRGINLPIDVFFRSLADDAADKAVAVVLSGTGSDGTRGVRAVKEAGGMVMVQSPESAKFDGMPRAAISTGVADFVLPPEEMPEQLLAFASHSSIKRTAASNILLGDEDGLTRIFAELRGKTKVDFTYYKPSTITRRLERRMTVNQIDEISDYVRYIQTYPGELMTLYRELLIGVTSFFRDPEAMEFLRSECLPELLMRVKDREVRFWIAGCSTGEEAYTFAILAKEAMERQRISRDIKIFATDIDRDAILRASTGSYPESIAADLDPGVLAKYFYNKEGVYQIARHIREMVVFAQHNLVKDPPFTNIDLISCRNLLIYFQPVLQQKALEMFNFSLNPQGVLFLGTSESIGDMAACFETVHQKYKIYRSQGKALPPGQGKGVGDMEEKTRRIQPFFVREKGRQLAQPDDSRLLSRLMDVASNGYMPLSVIVNEQLEIIHIVGDPSPYFKVPTGRTAFDITKMASKDLAIPLATGIQKVFRTRDKVIYNNVLLHFGQEAQTLRLNILPLPEQKGADSLAAVFIEEVDKKSVPETRGDGEYDLGKETEQRIRDLEQELQFARENLQATIEELETSNEELQATNEELLASNEELQSTNEELQSTNEELYTVNAEFQKKIMELTELHNDVDNLLTSSGIGTLLLDEDLEIRRFSPEINRLFNIMESDVGRPLTHLSHRLMDFDPLKIVRKVQVDNKPRQLEVKSEEGKAYLARVIPYTIGVGAFSGLVMTFVDISTLTSMRRQLNQAEKTSQDIQQFMPAGLYVYSLNDAGQLILEESNPEAEKLTGVSADQWKGEPFEAIWPRAGAMDLSKSLLEVIKTGQSYAMDDLVYADDRIKGAYSIQAFRLPENRLAVMFQDVTEQKKMEADLVASESKYRKLFETMAQGVVYQDKDGNIISANPSAERILGLTLDQMIGRTSMDPRWQAVKENGEPLAGQEHPAMAALATGKPVTGYIMGVNNSQHNQTRWIMVNSTPEFLDGETKPCQVFSTFDDVTDKINLQRGQYDR from the coding sequence ATGGGAAATACCACTGAAAGCAACAGAATGACTTCCCCTACCCATTACGTAGGCATTGGGGCTTCGGCGGGCGGACTGGAGGCCATCGATTCCTTTTTTGCCAACATGCGGCCCCAGAACAATCTTGCTTTTATAGTGATCCAGCACCTTTCGCCGGATCATAAAAGCCTGATGGTGGAATTACTGTCCAAAAAGACCGAAATGCCTGTGCACCGGGCTGAGGAAGGAATGCGGGTGCAGGCCAACCACGTTTACCTGATCCCTCCCAAAAAAAATCTGACCATATTCCATGGGGAACTGATGTTGACGGACCAGGATTCCTGCCGCGGCATCAACCTGCCAATCGACGTGTTTTTTCGCTCCTTGGCTGATGATGCGGCCGACAAGGCCGTGGCTGTGGTCCTTTCCGGCACGGGCAGCGACGGCACCCGGGGGGTGCGGGCCGTGAAGGAGGCCGGGGGGATGGTGATGGTCCAGTCCCCGGAGAGCGCCAAGTTTGACGGCATGCCGAGGGCGGCCATTTCCACGGGGGTGGCGGATTTTGTGCTGCCGCCGGAGGAAATGCCGGAGCAGCTGCTGGCTTTCGCCAGCCACTCATCGATCAAACGCACCGCCGCCTCCAATATTTTGCTGGGGGATGAGGACGGCCTGACCAGGATATTTGCGGAATTGCGCGGGAAAACCAAGGTTGATTTCACCTACTACAAGCCCAGCACCATCACGCGCCGGCTGGAGCGCCGCATGACTGTGAACCAGATTGACGAAATCAGTGATTATGTGCGGTATATCCAGACCTATCCCGGGGAGCTTATGACCCTCTACCGGGAGTTGCTTATTGGGGTCACCAGTTTTTTTCGAGATCCTGAAGCTATGGAGTTTTTGCGCAGCGAATGCTTGCCCGAGTTGCTCATGCGGGTCAAGGATCGTGAAGTCCGCTTTTGGATTGCGGGATGCTCCACCGGGGAAGAAGCCTATACCTTCGCCATTTTAGCTAAAGAAGCCATGGAGCGTCAGCGGATAAGCCGCGACATCAAAATTTTTGCCACGGATATAGACCGGGACGCCATCTTGCGGGCCAGCACCGGGTCCTATCCGGAAAGCATTGCCGCTGACCTGGATCCGGGGGTGCTGGCCAAGTATTTCTACAATAAGGAAGGGGTGTATCAGATCGCCCGGCATATCCGTGAGATGGTGGTGTTTGCCCAGCACAACTTGGTCAAGGATCCTCCTTTCACCAATATCGACCTGATAAGCTGCCGTAATCTTCTCATTTACTTTCAGCCTGTTCTGCAGCAAAAAGCCTTGGAAATGTTCAATTTTTCGTTGAATCCCCAAGGGGTGCTCTTTTTGGGAACCAGTGAAAGCATAGGGGATATGGCCGCCTGCTTTGAAACCGTGCATCAAAAGTATAAGATCTATCGGTCGCAGGGGAAGGCCCTCCCTCCCGGGCAGGGTAAGGGCGTGGGGGATATGGAGGAGAAAACCCGCCGGATCCAGCCTTTTTTCGTCCGGGAAAAAGGGCGGCAGCTGGCGCAGCCTGACGACAGCCGTCTTCTGTCGCGTCTGATGGATGTCGCTTCCAACGGCTATATGCCCCTATCTGTAATAGTGAACGAACAATTGGAAATCATTCATATCGTAGGAGATCCTTCCCCTTATTTCAAAGTTCCCACCGGCCGGACTGCGTTTGACATCACCAAAATGGCCTCCAAGGATTTGGCCATTCCATTGGCCACAGGCATTCAAAAGGTATTTCGCACCCGGGATAAAGTCATTTATAACAATGTGCTGCTGCATTTTGGACAGGAAGCCCAGACCCTGCGCCTGAATATCCTTCCCCTGCCGGAGCAAAAAGGCGCTGATTCGCTGGCAGCCGTCTTTATTGAGGAGGTGGACAAAAAGTCTGTTCCGGAGACCCGCGGAGACGGGGAGTATGACCTGGGAAAGGAAACGGAGCAACGTATCCGGGATTTGGAGCAGGAACTCCAGTTTGCAAGGGAAAACCTGCAGGCCACCATTGAGGAGTTGGAAACCTCCAACGAGGAGTTGCAAGCCACCAACGAGGAGCTGCTTGCCAGCAATGAGGAGCTGCAAAGCACTAACGAGGAGTTGCAGTCCACCAATGAGGAGCTTTACACGGTCAATGCCGAATTTCAAAAAAAGATCATGGAGCTGACCGAACTGCACAACGACGTGGACAACTTGCTCACGTCTTCGGGCATCGGCACCCTGTTGCTGGACGAAGATCTGGAAATTCGGCGGTTTTCGCCGGAAATCAACCGGTTATTCAATATTATGGAATCGGATGTGGGACGTCCCTTGACCCACCTTTCCCACCGGCTCATGGATTTTGACCCCTTGAAGATCGTCCGCAAGGTGCAGGTGGATAATAAGCCCCGCCAGTTGGAGGTCAAGTCCGAAGAAGGAAAAGCCTACCTGGCCCGGGTCATCCCTTATACTATCGGGGTGGGCGCTTTTTCCGGCCTTGTCATGACCTTTGTGGACATCTCCACGTTGACTTCCATGCGGAGACAGCTGAATCAGGCCGAGAAGACCTCCCAAGACATTCAACAATTTATGCCGGCGGGGCTTTATGTCTACTCCCTGAATGACGCCGGACAACTGATTTTGGAAGAAAGCAATCCGGAAGCGGAAAAGCTCACGGGCGTGTCCGCGGATCAATGGAAAGGCGAACCCTTTGAGGCCATCTGGCCCCGGGCCGGCGCAATGGATCTTAGCAAGTCACTTCTGGAGGTGATAAAAACAGGACAATCCTATGCCATGGACGATTTGGTTTATGCCGACGACCGCATCAAGGGGGCCTATTCCATCCAGGCGTTCCGCTTGCCTGAAAACCGGTTGGCAGTCATGTTTCAGGATGTGACCGAGCAAAAGAAAATGGAAGCTGATCTGGTAGCCAGTGAGTCCAAATACCGCAAACTTTTTGAAACCATGGCCCAGGGAGTGGTGTATCAGGATAAGGACGGCAACATCATTTCCGCCAACCCTTCCGCAGAACGCATCCTGGGGCTGACTCTGGATCAGATGATTGGCAGGACATCCATGGACCCCAGGTGGCAGGCCGTCAAGGAGAACGGAGAGCCTCTTGCCGGCCAGGAGCATCCTGCCATGGCGGCCCTGGCCACCGGAAAGCCGGTCACGGGCTATATCATGGGCGTGAACAACTCCCAGCACAACCAAACCCGCTGGATCATGGTCAACTCCACTCCCGAATTCCTGGACGGCGAAACCAAGCCCTGCCAGGTTTTTTCCACCTTTGACGACGTCACGGACAAGATTAATTTGCAAAGAGGACAGTATGACCGGTAA
- a CDS encoding GAF domain-containing protein, with amino-acid sequence MTGKNFPSADALRARAENIAKSKPRQPESMNPEQMRDLLEEFQIHEIELELQNEELRRSHIKEEETRQHYFNLFHHAPVGYAVLDSAGIIKQANAALGKMIGKESAELHHKAFADFLRPEDSHVFRSRFKSLLNYPDGKSLEVQIASKGLSTIHASIHAVPHPRKASKEGNATKELLLSITDITVQKKAEAQLQEALDSSRQQSQEISGLLKGARAVLEQKDFAQTARLIFDVCRELTGAASGYVALLSDDGEENELLFLEAGGLPCTVDPKLPMPVRGLRAEAYHLNKVAYDNDFMESQWVKYMPPGHVVLNNVLFAPLVIKGVTVGIIGLANKDGDFNENDIKLAAGLGELTAIALENSRNLEKRQEAEKARERTIQELETALSEVKKLSGLLPICAHCKKIRDDQGYWKQLEAYITSHSEVWFSHSVCPTCAKIHYPDIDIYEEEP; translated from the coding sequence ATGACCGGTAAAAACTTTCCCAGTGCAGACGCATTGCGTGCCAGGGCCGAGAATATAGCCAAGTCCAAACCCCGGCAGCCGGAGTCCATGAATCCGGAACAGATGCGTGACTTGTTGGAAGAGTTCCAGATTCACGAGATTGAACTGGAGTTGCAAAACGAGGAACTGCGGCGCTCTCATATTAAGGAAGAAGAGACAAGGCAGCATTATTTCAATCTTTTTCATCATGCCCCTGTGGGATACGCCGTGCTGGATTCCGCCGGGATCATCAAACAGGCCAATGCCGCCTTGGGAAAAATGATTGGCAAGGAGTCCGCCGAATTGCACCATAAGGCTTTTGCCGATTTCTTGCGCCCGGAAGACAGCCATGTATTTCGCTCCCGCTTTAAGTCCTTGCTGAATTATCCCGATGGCAAGTCTCTTGAAGTGCAGATTGCCTCCAAAGGGCTTTCCACCATCCACGCCTCTATCCATGCGGTTCCCCACCCGAGGAAAGCCTCTAAGGAAGGGAACGCAACAAAGGAGCTGCTGCTTAGTATCACGGACATCACGGTTCAAAAGAAAGCAGAGGCGCAGCTGCAGGAGGCCTTGGACTCCAGCCGGCAGCAATCCCAGGAAATCTCCGGCCTTTTAAAGGGCGCCCGGGCCGTATTGGAACAAAAGGACTTCGCCCAAACAGCCCGCCTTATTTTTGACGTATGCCGGGAGTTGACCGGCGCAGCCTCCGGGTATGTGGCGCTTCTTTCAGATGACGGGGAGGAAAATGAGTTGCTGTTTCTGGAAGCCGGGGGACTGCCTTGTACGGTGGATCCCAAACTGCCCATGCCGGTCAGGGGGCTTCGGGCCGAAGCCTATCATCTGAACAAGGTAGCGTACGACAACGATTTTATGGAAAGTCAATGGGTGAAATACATGCCGCCCGGACACGTGGTCTTGAATAACGTGCTTTTCGCCCCCCTGGTGATCAAAGGCGTCACGGTCGGCATCATCGGCCTGGCCAACAAAGACGGCGATTTTAACGAAAACGACATCAAACTGGCTGCCGGCCTTGGGGAACTCACTGCTATCGCCTTGGAAAACAGCCGCAACCTGGAAAAACGGCAAGAAGCGGAAAAAGCCCGGGAGCGCACGATTCAGGAACTGGAAACGGCCTTGTCGGAAGTCAAAAAATTGAGCGGCCTCCTTCCCATCTGCGCCCACTGCAAGAAAATCCGGGATGACCAAGGCTACTGGAAACAACTAGAGGCTTATATTACAAGCCATTCCGAAGTATGGTTCAGTCACAGCGTTTGTCCAACGTGCGCCAAAATTCACTATCCTGATATTGATATTTACGAAGAAGAACCCTGA
- a CDS encoding class I SAM-dependent methyltransferase, whose product MSGILSKIWDATARIPSGRIGRLMYKDPKGHYPGFRLILEKLEIGPDDVFCEVGCGGGALLKMVLETASRAAGLDLSPDMAALARKQNREAVESGRLEVLEGDAENLPWDDEKFTCLAAANVFFFLPRPDAALREFYRVQAPPPSLLPQGYPKNPWMPKLD is encoded by the coding sequence ATGTCAGGCATTCTTTCCAAAATCTGGGACGCAACGGCCAGAATTCCCAGCGGACGGATCGGCCGGCTGATGTACAAAGATCCCAAGGGACACTATCCAGGCTTTCGGCTTATCCTGGAGAAGTTGGAGATCGGTCCGGACGACGTTTTTTGCGAAGTGGGCTGCGGAGGAGGAGCGCTCCTGAAAATGGTTTTGGAGACGGCGTCCAGGGCCGCGGGCCTCGACTTGAGCCCGGACATGGCCGCCCTGGCCAGGAAGCAAAACCGGGAAGCCGTGGAGTCCGGCCGCCTGGAAGTCCTGGAGGGAGACGCCGAAAACCTGCCCTGGGACGACGAAAAATTCACCTGCCTCGCCGCCGCCAATGTATTTTTCTTCCTTCCCAGACCGGACGCCGCCCTCCGGGAATTTTACAGGGTTCAGGCGCCTCCCCCGTCTTTATTGCCGCAAGGATATCCGAAAAATCCCTGGATGCCGAAATTGGATTAA
- the ispG gene encoding flavodoxin-dependent (E)-4-hydroxy-3-methylbut-2-enyl-diphosphate synthase translates to MPLQINRKTTRPIRVGDVPVGGGAMVSVQSMTNTFTQDVEATVAQIKRLEAAGCEIIRCAVPDMEAAQALRSIKEQISIPLIADIHFDHKLAVASAENGADGLRINPGNIGSQDKVREVVQAARDHGMVIRIGVNAGSLEKDLLKKYGAPTAEAMVESAVNHIDMVRSWDFHDIKVSIKASDVFKTIEAYRALSEKTDLPLHLGITEAGTRYAGTVKSSLGIGLLLFDGVGDTIRVSLTGDPVTEVRVAYEILRSLKIRERGPEIISCPTCGRTEIDVLAIVDQVEKRLQNMTKPMKIAIMGCVVNGPGEAREADVGIAGGRGVGIVFRRGQVIRKVKEAELVEALLEEIGKDE, encoded by the coding sequence ATGCCCCTGCAAATTAATAGAAAAACAACCCGGCCTATCCGGGTGGGAGACGTTCCGGTGGGCGGCGGCGCCATGGTGTCCGTGCAATCCATGACCAACACCTTCACCCAGGACGTGGAGGCGACTGTCGCCCAGATCAAGAGGCTGGAGGCCGCCGGATGCGAGATCATCCGGTGCGCGGTCCCGGACATGGAGGCGGCCCAGGCGCTTCGATCCATCAAGGAGCAAATTTCCATTCCCTTGATCGCGGACATTCATTTTGACCACAAGCTGGCCGTCGCCAGTGCGGAAAACGGCGCGGACGGCCTGCGGATAAACCCCGGAAACATCGGCAGCCAGGATAAGGTCCGGGAAGTGGTGCAGGCGGCCAGGGACCACGGCATGGTCATCCGCATTGGGGTGAACGCCGGATCTCTGGAAAAGGACCTGCTGAAAAAATACGGAGCGCCCACGGCCGAAGCCATGGTGGAAAGCGCCGTGAACCACATCGACATGGTGCGTTCGTGGGATTTTCACGACATCAAGGTTTCCATCAAAGCCTCGGACGTGTTCAAGACCATCGAGGCTTACCGGGCCTTGTCGGAAAAGACCGATTTGCCCCTGCACCTTGGCATCACCGAGGCGGGCACGCGATACGCCGGCACGGTGAAAAGCTCTCTGGGCATCGGCCTGCTCTTGTTTGACGGCGTCGGCGACACCATCCGGGTGTCCCTGACCGGCGATCCGGTCACGGAGGTTCGGGTGGCTTACGAGATTCTGCGCAGCCTGAAAATCCGGGAGCGGGGGCCGGAGATCATATCGTGCCCCACCTGCGGCAGGACGGAAATCGACGTGCTTGCCATTGTGGATCAGGTGGAAAAACGCCTGCAGAACATGACCAAGCCCATGAAAATCGCCATTATGGGGTGCGTGGTGAACGGCCCCGGAGAAGCCCGGGAGGCGGACGTGGGCATAGCCGGCGGCCGGGGCGTTGGCATTGTATTCAGGCGCGGACAAGTAATCAGGAAGGTCAAGGAAGCCGAATTGGTGGAAGCCCTTCTGGAAGAAATAGGAAAGGATGAATAA